GCAAAGAGGCACAGCAGCAGCACGATTGACGGCCACCGCTTCATTGCGTGAGCTCCAGGAGCAGCGGCTGGAGTTCGTCCTTGAGGCGGCCGGGATCGAGCGGCTGCGCCAGGCGATAGCGGATGATGCCGTCGCGGTCGATGACATAGGTCTCCGGCACGCCGGTCAGGCCGAATTCCATGCCGGCGCGGCCGGTCTCGTCGACGCCGATCGCCGCGTAAGGATCGCCGAGTTCAGCGAGGTATTTTTCGGAATCCGCCGGCGCATCCTTGAAGGTGATGCCGACCACGCGCACGCCGGGCATCGCCTTGAGTTCCTGGATGAGCGGATGCTCGGCTCGGCAGGGCGCGCACCAGGAGGCAAAGAAATTGAGCACCGTGACGTCGCCCGCAAATTCCGCGGTGTTGATGCCGGGCCGACCACCCAATCCGGGCAGGTTGACCGCGGCGATCTTCTTGCCGATGAGGACCGAGGGCAGGCTCGATGGATCGCGCGCGGGATCGAGCCCGCGCCAGAACAGCACGACGAGGGCTGCCAGGCACAGCAACGGCAGGATGAAGAACAGGCGGCGCATGATGCTCCGGGCCTCCAGCTATTCGCCGGCCGCGGGCAGGGCCTGCGCCACGTTGCTGCGGCTCGGTGCCCCCACGCGGTAGCGCCGGTCGCTGAGCGACACGATGCCGCCCAGCACCATCAGCAGGCAGCCCGACCAGATCCACGGCACCAGCGGTTCCTCATAGATGCGCACGGTCCAGGCACCCTTGCCGTCGCCCTCGCCGATCACGGCATAAAGATCGCCGAACAGATGCGATTCGATGGCGGCCTCGGTGGTCGGCATCGGCTGCACCATGTATTGCCGCCGCTCCGGATAGAGGTCGGTATAAAACACGCCGTCCTTCATCACCTTGAAATGCGCGCGCTCGGCGATGTAGTTCTCGCCGCGCGCCGGCGTCACACCCTGCAGCACATAGCTGAAACTGCCGATGGTGAGGCTGTCATTGGGCTTCATCTGGCGCACCTCCTCGCTCTTCCAGGCGGAGGAGGCGGTGATGCCGATGATGGCGACGGCCAGGCCCGCATGGGCGAGGCTCATGCCATAGGCCGCGCGCGGCAGATGGATGGCACGCCGCAACGAAGCACCCAGCCCGATGCGGAACAGGCGGATGCGCTCGGCCCATTCGGTGACGGTGGCAGCCAGCATCCAGACACCGAGGCCGATGCCGGCCGCGGCCAGCGCCTGTTTGCCGAAATCGATCCACAGCGCGATCCCCATGGCGAGAATGGCAAGGCCTCCCGCCACCCACAGCCGGTGCAAGGCCCCTTTGAGATCGCCACGCTTCCAGCCCAGCAGCGGCCCGATGCCGGCCAGGGCGACGAGCGGCATCGCCAGCGGCACGAAGGTCGCCGTGTAATAGGGCGTCCCCACCGAAACCGATCCGCCACCCAGGATATCGAGGGCGAGGGGATAAAGCGTGCCGAGCAGCACCGTGGCGGTCGCCGTCGCCAGCAGCAGGTTGTTGAGCATCAGTGAGCCTTCGCGGCTCACCGGCGCGAACAGGCCGCCCGCTTTCAAGCTCGGCGCGCGCCAGGCAAAGAGGGTGAGCGACCCACCCAGCGCCAAGGCGAGGATGCCGAGGATGAACAGGCCGCGCGCCGGATCCTGCGCGAAGGCATGGACCGAGGTGATGACGCCGGAGCGGACCAGGAACGTGCCCAGCAGCGAGAAGCCGAAGGTGAGGATGGCGAGCAGCAGGGTCCAGGCCTTGAGCGCATCGCGCTTCTCGACCACGATCGCCGAATGAAGGAGGGCGGTGCCCATCAGCCAGGGCATGAAGCTCGCATTCTCGACCGGATCCCAGAACCACCAGCCGCCCCAGCCCAGTTCGTAATAGGCCCAGCGCGCGCCCAGTGCGATGCCGCCGGTGAGGCATACCCAGGACAGAAGCGTCCAGGGCCGGACCCAGCGTGCCCAGGCGGCGTCGATCTTGCCTTCGATGAGTGCTGCCACGGCAAAGGAGAACGCCATCGAGAAACCGACATAGCCGATGTAGAGCATGGGCGGATGGAAGGCGAGGCCGGGATCCTGCAGCAGCGGGTTGAGTTCCTGCCCCTCGAGCGGGGCGGGCGACAGGCGCGCGAAGGGATTCGAGGTAAAGAGCGCGAACAGGATGAAGGCGCTGCCGATCATCGCCTGCACCGCGAGCGCGCGGGCTTTGAGGCGCGGTGGCAGGTTGTCGCCGAAGAACGCGACCAGCGCGCCGAAGAACGCGAGAATGAGAACCCACAGCAGCAGCGAGCCTTCATGCTGGCCCCAGGCGGCGGCGATCTTGTAGATGAGCGGCGTCTGCGAATGGGCATGCTGATAGACCACCAGCACGGAAAAATCGGCGACCACGAAGGCATGCACCAGCGCGCCATAGGCAATGAGCAGGAAGGCGAACTGGCCGAGGGCCGCGGGCTTGGCCAGCGCCATCCAGGCGCGGATGCCGCGCTGGGCGCCGATCAGCGGCAGGGTCGCCTGCGCCAGTGCCAGCACCAGTGCGAGCACCAGCGCGAAATGGCCGATTTCGATGATCACGGGCTGTTTCCTTCACCGCTAGTGCCGGGATCGGCAACCGGGCTTGCTTCGGTGCCGGCACCTTCCTGCCAGCGGCCCGAGGCCTTCAAGGCCTTGGCCACTTCCGGCGGCAGGTAGTTCTCATCGTGTTTGGCCAGCACTTCGCTGGCGACGAAATTGCCGCTCTCGTTGAAGGTGCCCTGCACCACCACACCCTGTCCCTCGCGGAACAGATCCGGCAGCACACCGCGATAGGCGATCGAGGTCGAGGCCTTGAGGTCGGTGATGCGGAAGCTGAAGGTGGCGCCGTCGCCAAGCTTCGTGACGCTGCCCGTTTCGACCAGGCCGCCCAGTCGAATGACGCGGCCGGGTGCCGGCTGTTCGGCGGCGATCTCGCTCGGGCTGAAGAAGAACACCAGCTCGCGGTCGAACGCGTTCAACACCAGCGCGGTCGCCGTGCCGAGCAGGCCCAGGCTGATGAGGACGAGATAGAGCCGCAGGGTTTTGCGCTTCATCTTCTAGGCATCATTCTCGCGGGATTGGGCGACAGCCTGCAGCGCGCGTTCGACGGCGCGGCGCCGGCGCTGGCCATCGAACCAGACCGCCGCCAGGATCACGACACCGGCACCATAGGCAGGCCAGACATAGGCAGCATAGCCGCCCATCGCAAGGAAGCTGCCGAGATCTGTCATTCAAAGGACTCCGCCTGCACGCGGTCGAAGGCGGCGAGACGCTGGTTGCGCAACTTCGCCTCCAGCAGCAGCGTGCGCATGCGCTCGATGAGGGCGGCCAGCAGGAAGACATGGAACGCCGCCGCCATGGTGAAGAGCGGCCACAGCATGGATGGATCGATGCTGGGGCCGTCCATGCGCGCGATCGAGGCCGGCTGGTGCAGCGTGTTCCACCAATCGACCGAGAATTTGATGATCGGCAGATTGATGAGGCCAACGAGAGCCAGCACCGCCGCCGAACGCTGGCCGCGGCCGCGGTCGTCGAAGGCGCCCAGCAGGGCCATGTGACCGAGATAAAGAAAGAACAGCAGCAGGAACGAGGTGAGGCGTGCATCCCAGACCCAATAGGTGCCCCACATCGGCTTGCCCCAGAGCGAACCGGTGATGAGCGCCAGCAGCGTGAAGGCGGCGCCCAACGGCGAAATGGCCTCGGCCGCAATGTCAGCCAGCGGATGCCGCCAGATCAGGGCCGACGCGCTGGCAAGGCCCAGGATCAGATAGGCCAGCAGTGCCATCCAGGCCGCCGGCACATGGATATACATGATGCGGACCGTCTCGCCCTGTTGGTAATCCGGCGGCGAGCCCCACAGCGCCAAATATAGCCCAAGCAAAAACCCCAGCGCTGTCAAGGCTTTAAGCCAGGGCTGGATCCGATTGGCCAGGCGCAGGAACCGGCCGGGATTGGCGAAACGATGCATGGGCGTGGGTTATACAAGGCCCCGGACTCCAGTGCCAGAGGCAGTGTGGCACACCTTCGGGCCCCGCAGCTCTCTACCGGCCGCGGATCACACTGGGTTCGCGCCGCCCGCGAGGTGTCGGGTCTGAAATTGTCGCCGGGCTGTCCGGACGCGGATCCCGCGCGATGGTGGCGGCATTCAGCCAGTTTGGCACCGTGATCACCGCCCCAGGCGCCAAATCGCCCTGATCGGCCCGGGCACGCAGGTCGTTGAGCCAGTCGACGACCTGCTCGGCCCGTGCCCTCGTGGCCGCGCCTTGGCAGAAATCGGCCAGTTCGAACTGGACCTGGGGCCGGTCGTAAAATCCGAACTCGCTGGTGGCGCCGTCATCGGTCAGCTTGGCGGCCTCGATCCAGTACGCGCCGCTATGGCTTGGCGGTGGCGGGTCCGGCAGGTCGGCGCGCTTGAAGTCATGCCCCTCAACATCTGCGCCCGCCAGAACCCAACGAAAGCGTGTCAGGCTCGACCATGTCGCATCCTCGTCTACCGAACCACGACACAATATCCGTGTGGGAAAGATGTCGATGCGGCACTTTGGGCCGTTAGTCTGGTCTTTTTCCGGCGGGAACCGCCATTTCAGGATCTGGTAGCCGACGATCAGCGCCAGTGGCGGAATCGCCGCGCCGACATAGGTGACCAGGTCATCGTGGAAAAGACGATGCAGGACAACGCCGACGATTAGAGCCGGGAAACCCAGAACCGCAAGAATACCGGCTGACAGGATGAGGCGACCGCGCGTCTTGGCAGCAACCGTCCGCTGCAGGCGCAGGGGCAGGGTCATCATGCGCTGTGCGTCGGTGGCGGTGGGGAGAAGGTGTTCGCTCATGGCTCCCAACGCTGCCCGAAATCAGCCGGTTTATGCAAGCCCCACAAACACCAAGGGCGCCACCTTGCGGTGACGCCCTTGGCTTAACACTTCAACCGAAAGATCCGGAAAGGATCGGTCGGATCGTCGTGCGCTTACATGCCCTTGTTATAGGTACCATGCGGCTGCACGATGATGTCGACGCGACGGTTTTCCTGGCTCTCCGTGTTGTCGGCGCCTTCGGCTTCGCCAACGGCCTTGACCGAGACGTCGGCCGCGAGCGGCACGCCGGCATCGGACATGGCATCCATGACGGCCTTCGCACGACGCTTCGCCAGAGCGGCGTTCGCGTTGGTCGAACCGACGGTGTCGGTGTAGGCGTCGATCTGGACGTGGGCGATCGGATACTGGCTGAGGAAGTTGCCGGCATCGGTCATCGCCGCAGCTTCGCTCTCACGAATCTTGGCGCTGCCGGTGTCGAAGTAGACCGAGGTCTTCTGCGGGCCGACATCCTGCGGAACGTGCAGCGATTCGAGATAGGCAAGACGCGCGCGGATCGGGTCGAGGAAGCGGTTGAGCGCAGCTTCGGCCTTGGCGCGATGCTCGGCGGCTTCTTCCGCGAGCTGGACGCCTTCCTGACGCAGCGGCAGGTTGGTGTAGAGATACGGCGCATCGGCATCGATGCTCGCCTTGATTTCCTCAGCCGTGCGGGCCTTGTCGCCAGCATGGTTCAGGTTATAGAGCAGCTCGCCGAAATCGCCTTCATAGGTCTTGTCGACATTCGCCTGAATGTTCGACAGATCCGGTTCGCGGTTCGGTGCGGCGCAAGCGGTGACGGCGAGAAGGGCCGTGCCGAGCAGCGCGAGTTTGAAATAACGGTTCATGGTTTGAAACCCCCTGGGACGTTCACGTGAAGAGGTGCGATGACAGCGGATCGCAACCGCCCGACATTTGGATGCCGGATGATTAAGCATATGCCGATTCAACTTAAGGAATCCACGTTGATTCGGGGTCTTTACGCGACCTGTGTCAAAATGCCCGTATCTGTTGCAGATAAGCCACAAGACGCTGGCATTGAACGGTT
This Rhodospirillaceae bacterium DNA region includes the following protein-coding sequences:
- a CDS encoding DsbE family thiol:disulfide interchange protein, giving the protein MRRLFFILPLLCLAALVVLFWRGLDPARDPSSLPSVLIGKKIAAVNLPGLGGRPGINTAEFAGDVTVLNFFASWCAPCRAEHPLIQELKAMPGVRVVGITFKDAPADSEKYLAELGDPYAAIGVDETGRAGMEFGLTGVPETYVIDRDGIIRYRLAQPLDPGRLKDELQPLLLELTQ
- a CDS encoding heme lyase CcmF/NrfE family subunit, which translates into the protein MIIEIGHFALVLALVLALAQATLPLIGAQRGIRAWMALAKPAALGQFAFLLIAYGALVHAFVVADFSVLVVYQHAHSQTPLIYKIAAAWGQHEGSLLLWVLILAFFGALVAFFGDNLPPRLKARALAVQAMIGSAFILFALFTSNPFARLSPAPLEGQELNPLLQDPGLAFHPPMLYIGYVGFSMAFSFAVAALIEGKIDAAWARWVRPWTLLSWVCLTGGIALGARWAYYELGWGGWWFWDPVENASFMPWLMGTALLHSAIVVEKRDALKAWTLLLAILTFGFSLLGTFLVRSGVITSVHAFAQDPARGLFILGILALALGGSLTLFAWRAPSLKAGGLFAPVSREGSLMLNNLLLATATATVLLGTLYPLALDILGGGSVSVGTPYYTATFVPLAMPLVALAGIGPLLGWKRGDLKGALHRLWVAGGLAILAMGIALWIDFGKQALAAAGIGLGVWMLAATVTEWAERIRLFRIGLGASLRRAIHLPRAAYGMSLAHAGLAVAIIGITASSAWKSEEVRQMKPNDSLTIGSFSYVLQGVTPARGENYIAERAHFKVMKDGVFYTDLYPERRQYMVQPMPTTEAAIESHLFGDLYAVIGEGDGKGAWTVRIYEEPLVPWIWSGCLLMVLGGIVSLSDRRYRVGAPSRSNVAQALPAAGE
- the ccmE gene encoding cytochrome c maturation protein CcmE, with protein sequence MKRKTLRLYLVLISLGLLGTATALVLNAFDRELVFFFSPSEIAAEQPAPGRVIRLGGLVETGSVTKLGDGATFSFRITDLKASTSIAYRGVLPDLFREGQGVVVQGTFNESGNFVASEVLAKHDENYLPPEVAKALKASGRWQEGAGTEASPVADPGTSGEGNSP
- the ccmD gene encoding heme exporter protein CcmD; the protein is MTDLGSFLAMGGYAAYVWPAYGAGVVILAAVWFDGQRRRRAVERALQAVAQSRENDA
- a CDS encoding heme ABC transporter permease; the protein is MHRFANPGRFLRLANRIQPWLKALTALGFLLGLYLALWGSPPDYQQGETVRIMYIHVPAAWMALLAYLILGLASASALIWRHPLADIAAEAISPLGAAFTLLALITGSLWGKPMWGTYWVWDARLTSFLLLFFLYLGHMALLGAFDDRGRGQRSAAVLALVGLINLPIIKFSVDWWNTLHQPASIARMDGPSIDPSMLWPLFTMAAAFHVFLLAALIERMRTLLLEAKLRNQRLAAFDRVQAESFE
- a CDS encoding OmpA family protein, translating into MNRYFKLALLGTALLAVTACAAPNREPDLSNIQANVDKTYEGDFGELLYNLNHAGDKARTAEEIKASIDADAPYLYTNLPLRQEGVQLAEEAAEHRAKAEAALNRFLDPIRARLAYLESLHVPQDVGPQKTSVYFDTGSAKIRESEAAAMTDAGNFLSQYPIAHVQIDAYTDTVGSTNANAALAKRRAKAVMDAMSDAGVPLAADVSVKAVGEAEGADNTESQENRRVDIIVQPHGTYNKGM